One window of the Streptomyces sp. TS71-3 genome contains the following:
- a CDS encoding CbiQ family ECF transporter T component produces the protein MTPEPRSACRAPGTEAPSYAGVPEGAAAGRAGARDAGRKPRPGPGGWRAPHAHRSNALHPGAWWLWAAGLGTAASRTTNPLLLGLLAVVAGYVVAARRTEAPWARSYGALLKVALAVLAIRLLFAVFLGSPIPGTHVLVTLPQVPLPGWAQGVRLGGRVTAEGLVFALYDGMKLATLLVCVGAANALASPARLLKSLPGALYEAGVAVVVAMTFAPHLIADVRRLRSARRLRGRPDSGLRGLVQVGLPVLEGALERSVALAAAMDARGYGRTAEVPTAVRRTTAALTLGGLLGICAGTYGLLAAEGAAYGLPVLLGGAAAALGGLWLGGRRTVRTRYRPDVWGARAWLVAGSGAAVAALMIRAAALAPAALSPGVVPLTAPALPLWPAAAVLIGLLPAAVAPAPPDAAVPSPRKESP, from the coding sequence ATGACCCCTGAGCCCCGTTCCGCATGCCGTGCCCCGGGCACGGAGGCGCCATCGTACGCCGGCGTACCCGAGGGCGCGGCCGCCGGCCGCGCAGGCGCCCGGGACGCCGGCCGGAAACCACGCCCCGGGCCGGGCGGCTGGCGCGCCCCGCACGCCCACCGTTCCAACGCCCTGCACCCGGGCGCCTGGTGGCTGTGGGCCGCCGGCCTCGGCACGGCCGCCTCCCGCACCACGAACCCGCTGCTGCTCGGCCTGCTGGCGGTCGTCGCCGGATACGTGGTCGCGGCGCGGCGCACGGAGGCCCCCTGGGCACGCTCGTACGGGGCGCTGCTGAAGGTCGCGCTGGCGGTGCTGGCGATCAGGCTGCTCTTCGCCGTGTTCCTCGGCTCGCCGATCCCGGGCACGCACGTCCTCGTGACGCTGCCGCAGGTGCCGCTGCCCGGCTGGGCGCAGGGCGTGCGGCTCGGCGGGCGGGTGACTGCGGAGGGGCTGGTGTTCGCGCTGTACGACGGCATGAAACTGGCCACGCTGCTGGTGTGCGTGGGCGCCGCCAACGCCCTCGCGAGCCCCGCCCGGCTGCTGAAGTCGCTGCCGGGCGCCCTGTACGAGGCGGGGGTCGCGGTGGTCGTCGCGATGACGTTCGCGCCGCACCTGATCGCGGACGTGCGGCGGCTGCGGTCGGCCCGGCGGCTGCGCGGACGGCCGGACAGCGGGCTGAGGGGGCTCGTCCAGGTGGGGCTGCCGGTGCTGGAGGGCGCGCTGGAGCGGTCGGTGGCGCTGGCCGCGGCGATGGACGCGCGCGGCTACGGGCGGACCGCCGAGGTCCCCACGGCGGTGCGCAGGACCACGGCCGCGCTCACCCTCGGCGGCCTGCTGGGCATCTGCGCCGGCACGTACGGCCTGCTCGCCGCCGAGGGCGCGGCCTACGGCCTGCCGGTGCTGCTCGGCGGGGCCGCCGCGGCGCTCGGCGGGCTGTGGCTGGGCGGGCGGCGCACGGTGCGCACCCGCTACCGGCCGGACGTCTGGGGCGCCAGGGCCTGGCTGGTGGCCGGCTCCGGTGCGGCCGTCGCGGCGCTGATGATCCGCGCCGCCGCGCTCGCCCCGGCCGCCCTCAGCCCCGGCGTCGTCCCGCTGACCGCTCCCGCGCTGCCGCTGTGGCCGGCCGCGGCCGTGCTGATCGGCCTGCTCCCGGCGGCCGTCGCCCCGGCGCCGCCGGATGCGGCGGTGCCGTCCCCTCGCAAGGAGAGCCCGTGA
- a CDS encoding SCO2322 family protein — protein sequence MTPPAAPRHAGGRLMLVLALLGALVAGTLAGAGPAGAAGYRYWSFWELSGGGWVYATQGPSVERPADGDVQGFRFAVSEDSQDATQPRGAHDFAAICKGTPARPGTKRVALVIDPGTAADAPAGETPPEPRTACARLSPDATSADGLAAVARPLRYDSHALLCAIAGYPRSGCGEQVSVSRPAGGASAHPSAAGDASSGGRHIPSAGVVVGIAVVALLGVAAIWQSRRRRG from the coding sequence ATGACGCCCCCGGCCGCGCCGCGCCACGCCGGTGGGCGCCTGATGCTGGTCCTCGCGCTCCTCGGGGCGCTCGTCGCGGGGACCCTCGCGGGGGCGGGCCCGGCAGGGGCCGCCGGATACCGGTACTGGTCGTTCTGGGAACTGTCCGGCGGCGGATGGGTGTACGCCACCCAGGGACCGTCGGTGGAGCGGCCCGCGGACGGCGATGTGCAGGGGTTCCGTTTCGCGGTGAGCGAGGACTCCCAGGACGCGACGCAGCCGCGGGGTGCCCACGACTTCGCCGCGATCTGCAAGGGGACCCCGGCGAGGCCGGGCACGAAGCGCGTCGCGCTGGTCATCGACCCGGGCACCGCGGCCGACGCGCCCGCGGGCGAGACGCCGCCTGAGCCCCGTACGGCGTGCGCCCGGCTCTCCCCGGACGCGACGAGCGCGGACGGGCTGGCGGCGGTCGCGCGCCCGCTGCGGTACGACAGCCACGCCCTGCTGTGCGCCATCGCCGGCTACCCCAGGAGCGGCTGCGGCGAGCAGGTCTCCGTGAGCAGGCCGGCGGGCGGCGCGAGCGCACACCCCTCCGCTGCGGGCGACGCCTCCTCGGGCGGCCGTCACATCCCGTCGGCGGGCGTCGTCGTGGGCATCGCCGTCGTGGCACTGCTGGGCGTGGCCGCCATCTGGCAGTCACGCCGGCGGCGCGGCTGA
- a CDS encoding prenyltransferase/squalene oxidase repeat-containing protein translates to MNVRRRVAVLAAVMMTALPTAGAAVADDAGPSGAPSATPALPAGLYGAGDPTYDGVFRQSYALLAQHTAGVRPAAEAVGWLAGQQCPNGGFAAYRSDPARSCTEKTPVDSNSTATAAQALAALGGHRDRVEKAVRWLRSVQNEDGGWGYTPGLPSDANSTGLAVGALAAAGQRPEGVRSAKDGKSPYDALPALALPCGKDGKGGAFGLRDAKSGKLAANADATAAGVLGGLGRTVVVGAGDSKAAGKDSGCRAAHGLTARQAAANGAAYLDGLLARTPYLVSSLPGAEDAPDYGNTADAVVALAAAGHGTTAHRSAEWLAGHAGGWAKQNGPAAWAQLVLAAHAAGTDPRHFGGTDLVAALNATGPAPASGPASAAGPERSGDRDGKGGSSSGTWWLVGVCLVAGIGGGLLLSTRTRRTP, encoded by the coding sequence ATGAACGTGCGCCGCAGGGTGGCGGTTCTGGCCGCCGTCATGATGACCGCGCTGCCAACCGCCGGGGCCGCCGTCGCGGACGACGCCGGCCCGTCCGGTGCCCCCTCCGCCACACCCGCGCTGCCGGCAGGTCTGTACGGCGCCGGGGACCCCACGTACGACGGTGTGTTCCGCCAGTCGTACGCGCTGCTGGCGCAGCACACCGCGGGGGTGCGCCCCGCGGCGGAGGCCGTCGGCTGGCTGGCCGGCCAGCAGTGCCCGAACGGCGGCTTCGCCGCGTACCGGAGCGACCCGGCTCGGAGCTGCACGGAGAAGACGCCGGTGGACAGCAACTCCACCGCGACCGCCGCCCAGGCGCTGGCCGCGCTGGGCGGGCACCGGGACCGCGTGGAGAAGGCGGTGCGCTGGCTCCGGTCGGTGCAGAACGAGGACGGCGGCTGGGGCTACACGCCGGGCCTGCCGAGCGACGCCAACTCCACCGGCCTGGCCGTCGGCGCGCTGGCCGCCGCCGGGCAACGGCCGGAGGGCGTCCGTTCCGCCAAGGACGGCAAGTCCCCCTACGACGCGCTGCCCGCGCTCGCGCTGCCCTGCGGGAAGGACGGCAAGGGGGGCGCGTTCGGGCTGCGGGACGCGAAGTCGGGCAAGCTCGCGGCGAACGCGGACGCCACCGCGGCGGGCGTGCTGGGCGGCCTCGGCAGGACGGTCGTGGTGGGTGCGGGGGACTCCAAGGCGGCCGGGAAGGACTCCGGGTGCCGCGCCGCGCACGGGCTGACGGCACGGCAAGCAGCCGCGAACGGCGCCGCCTACCTGGACGGGCTGCTCGCCCGCACCCCCTACCTGGTGTCGTCGCTGCCCGGCGCCGAGGACGCGCCGGACTACGGCAACACCGCTGACGCCGTGGTCGCCCTGGCCGCCGCGGGGCACGGCACCACCGCGCACCGGTCGGCCGAGTGGCTGGCCGGGCACGCCGGCGGCTGGGCGAAGCAGAACGGCCCCGCCGCCTGGGCCCAGCTCGTCCTCGCCGCGCACGCCGCCGGCACCGACCCGCGGCACTTCGGCGGCACCGACCTCGTCGCCGCCCTGAACGCCACCGGCCCGGCGCCCGCCTCAGGCCCCGCGTCCGCCGCGGGCCCTGAGCGCTCCGGGGACCGGGACGGCAAGGGCGGCTCCTCGTCCGGCACCTGGTGGCTGGTCGGCGTCTGCCTGGTCGCCGGTATCGGCGGCGGGCTGCTGCTCAGCACCCGCACGAGGCGCACACCATGA